In Granulicella mallensis MP5ACTX8, the sequence CGCCTGTCGGCTATGTGCCCGCAGAGGGGACGCCCCAACCTGTCTCCGAACCGGATAAAGAAGCTGCCTCTACAGAAAGCGCGGCCCCGGCCTTAGCCGCCATCGGAGTTCAGGCGGATTCCCGCTCTTCGGTTGTTCCGGTGATTCAAACCTCAACTGCGCGGCCCCTCTGGTGGGCGATCGCCTCTGTGGCTCTCGTTTCGGTGGCAGTCGCCGGATACCTCGCAGGCACCTCCCGAGCTACGACGGCGCCACCCCACATTACGCAGATCACCCACGACGGCCACCTGGCTCCCAGCGTCAACACCATAGAAAATCACATGGCAAGCGCGACGGACGGCGTTCGTCTGTTTGCCCCGACCTTAGAAAACGGCCATGCGGGGCTGGCTGCCGTGTCTCTCTCGGGAGGTTCAGTCACCCCCATGAGCATTCCGCCCGAGGTAGCGAGTCCGGCGCTGGGGAACATCTCTCCCGATGGCTCTCAGCTGTTACTGCGCGACCATCTCTCGCCGGAGTCCGAGCAACCGCTCTGGATCGTTCCAACGCTTGGCGGTTCGGCCCTACGCGTGGGGAATATTCTGGCCCACGACGCTACCTGGATGCCCGACGGCAAAGAGATTCTCTACGCCATCGGCAACGATCTCTACCTGACCCACCTGACCGGCAACAAGCCCGAACTCTATGCCTCGCTTCCAGGCCGCGCCTTTTGGCTGCGCTGGGAGCCGAACGGCAAGCTGCTTCGGTTCAGCATGATCGACCCCATCTCGCACACGCTCTCGCTCTGGCAACTGGCCGCGTCCGATCGCAGGCCGGAGCCCGTGCTCGCGGGATTCAGCAACCCCTCGTCCGAGTGCTGCGGGGTCTGGGCCAATGGTGGCCGCACCTTCGTCTTTCAGTCCTCGCACGGCGGAAATACCGATCTCTGGAAGCTCTCGGGCGAATCGACAAAGAACCCGGTGCGCCTGACCGATGGGCCGCTCGAGTTCCAGTCTCCAGTGGCCGCTCCCAACGGCAGCCGCGTCTTCTTCCTGGGAGTCGATGCGCGCTCGGAGCTTGAACGAGTGACTCCGAATGGCGAACTCGTTCCCGAAAAAGGCTTCCTCTCCTCAGCGGTTCGGGTCGACTACACCCGCGACGGCAAATGGGTCGCCTGGACCGACAGCGCAGGTCAACTCTGGCGAGCCAACGCAAGCGGTGAAGAGAAGCTGCTGCTTACGCCCGACACCTTCGATGTCTTCCTGGCCCACTGGTCGCCGGACGGCTCACGACTCGCCCTGATGGCGCGCGAGCCCGGCAAGGCATGGCAGATCTACCTGGTCGGCGCGAACGGCAACGATCTCGCGCCGCTCCTGCAGGAGTCGCGCAACGCCGCCGATCCCTCCTGGTCGCCCGACGGGCAGTCGCTTGTCTTTGGCCGTATCAACGATGCGATGGGCAAAGAAAACGCCTCGCGCACGCTTCATATCTTCCACCTGAAGACGAACCAGATGGAGCAGGTCCCAGCCTCGGATGGCCTCTTCAGTCCGCGCTGGTCCCCGGACGGTCACTACATCGCCGCGCTCACGCTCGATCAGCGGCAGGTCAAGCTTTACGACGTTGCGGATCATACCTGGAAGGCGCTCTCCGTTCCCTCCGGCGCCGACCCGGTCTGGGCATCCGACAGCCGCTCGCTCTACGTGCATGGCTCGCTCGTTCCGGCACAGCCTATCTACCGCGTCAGCATCCCCGATGGCCACGTGCAGGAGATCGTCCGCCTAGCCGACTCGCGAGAAAACGATGCGGTTGATTACGTCTTCGGCGGCCTAA encodes:
- a CDS encoding winged helix-turn-helix domain-containing protein; amino-acid sequence: MQTPIANSRLTFGLYEVDLQAGELWKAGFRIKLQGQPFKVLTALLERPGQVVTREELQLRLWGKDTVVDFDHSLGTAINKIREALGDSAENPRFIETLARRGYRFIAPVGYVPAEGTPQPVSEPDKEAASTESAAPALAAIGVQADSRSSVVPVIQTSTARPLWWAIASVALVSVAVAGYLAGTSRATTAPPHITQITHDGHLAPSVNTIENHMASATDGVRLFAPTLENGHAGLAAVSLSGGSVTPMSIPPEVASPALGNISPDGSQLLLRDHLSPESEQPLWIVPTLGGSALRVGNILAHDATWMPDGKEILYAIGNDLYLTHLTGNKPELYASLPGRAFWLRWEPNGKLLRFSMIDPISHTLSLWQLAASDRRPEPVLAGFSNPSSECCGVWANGGRTFVFQSSHGGNTDLWKLSGESTKNPVRLTDGPLEFQSPVAAPNGSRVFFLGVDARSELERVTPNGELVPEKGFLSSAVRVDYTRDGKWVAWTDSAGQLWRANASGEEKLLLTPDTFDVFLAHWSPDGSRLALMAREPGKAWQIYLVGANGNDLAPLLQESRNAADPSWSPDGQSLVFGRINDAMGKENASRTLHIFHLKTNQMEQVPASDGLFSPRWSPDGHYIAALTLDQRQVKLYDVADHTWKALSVPSGADPVWASDSRSLYVHGSLVPAQPIYRVSIPDGHVQEIVRLADSRENDAVDYVFGGLTQDNTPLIRARIFAGNFYSLDLK